In Longibacter salinarum, a single window of DNA contains:
- the eno gene encoding phosphopyruvate hydratase, translating to MASIQRVTARQILDSRGNPTVEVDVTTDEGVLGRAAVPSGASTGAYEAVELRDGDTDRYMGKGVLTAVANVNTTIASEIAGLSVLNQIALDKRLLDIDGTDNKSALGANATLGVSLAAAKAAAATVGLPLFRYLGGAGARTLPVPLMNIINGGRHADNSVDMQEFMIAPVGGDTFAEALRMGAEVFHTLKKVLHDRGYGTAVGDEGGFAPNLGSNEEAIEVILDAVERAGFTAGEDVFIALDPATAEMYEDGQYVFWKSDPDNPRSAEDMVAYWSDWVDRYPILSIEDAMDEDDWDGWRKLTDAIGDRVQLVGDDLFVTNTTRLQRGIDEGCANSILIKPNQIGTLTETIDAIQRAHDHHFTAVVSHRSGETADTTIADLAVALGTGQIKTGSASRSDRIAKYNQLLRIEEELGTAARYPGLDAFHVSA from the coding sequence ATGGCCTCTATCCAACGTGTTACCGCCCGGCAAATCCTGGATAGTCGTGGGAATCCGACCGTCGAAGTAGATGTCACTACGGACGAGGGTGTTCTCGGCCGCGCTGCTGTTCCAAGTGGTGCCTCCACTGGAGCGTACGAAGCCGTCGAGCTTCGCGATGGCGATACCGATCGATACATGGGAAAGGGCGTGCTCACGGCGGTTGCCAATGTCAACACGACGATAGCCTCTGAAATCGCCGGACTGTCCGTCTTAAATCAGATCGCGCTCGATAAGCGCTTGCTTGACATTGACGGTACGGATAACAAGTCGGCCCTCGGAGCCAACGCGACGCTGGGTGTTTCCCTTGCAGCAGCAAAGGCGGCCGCGGCCACCGTTGGACTCCCCCTCTTCCGCTATCTCGGTGGAGCAGGTGCTCGAACGCTCCCCGTCCCGCTGATGAATATCATCAACGGCGGACGTCACGCTGACAATAGCGTCGACATGCAAGAGTTCATGATTGCTCCCGTCGGCGGAGATACGTTCGCGGAGGCACTGCGTATGGGGGCTGAGGTCTTCCACACGCTCAAAAAGGTTCTGCACGATCGTGGCTATGGCACGGCCGTCGGGGATGAGGGCGGATTCGCCCCGAACCTGGGGTCGAACGAAGAGGCCATCGAGGTCATTCTCGATGCTGTGGAACGAGCCGGATTCACAGCAGGCGAGGACGTATTCATCGCCCTCGACCCCGCCACCGCGGAAATGTATGAAGACGGTCAGTACGTCTTCTGGAAAAGTGACCCCGACAATCCGCGGTCCGCAGAGGACATGGTTGCCTACTGGTCAGATTGGGTCGATCGCTACCCCATCCTTTCGATCGAAGATGCGATGGACGAAGACGATTGGGATGGCTGGCGCAAGCTTACGGATGCCATCGGCGACCGCGTCCAGCTTGTCGGTGATGATCTCTTCGTCACCAACACGACGCGCCTGCAGCGTGGTATTGACGAGGGATGCGCGAACTCCATCCTGATCAAACCGAACCAGATCGGGACGCTTACCGAGACCATCGACGCAATCCAGCGGGCGCACGATCACCACTTCACGGCCGTCGTAAGCCATCGATCCGGTGAAACAGCCGATACAACGATTGCGGATCTCGCCGTTGCCCTCGGTACGGGACAGATCAAAACGGGATCGGCGAGCCGCAGCGACCGGATCGCAAAATATAATCAGCTTCTCCGTATAGAAGAAGAGCTGGGCACAGCAGCACGTTACCCCGGCCTCGATGCATTCCACGTATCGGCCTAA